GAAGCAGAACTTTTGAAGGGTGGGTTGAGGCTAGCCCTTGACTGCAGCCAATGCGGCCTCGTAGTTGGGATGGTCGGCGACCTCGGGGACGATCTCCTTGTACGCAATGGTCCCGTCGGGGGCGATGACGAAGATGGAGCGGGCCAAGACGCGGAGGTCGCCGATGAGGACCCCGTAGTTCTCGCCGAAGCTCGTATCCCGGTGGTCGCTGTAGCAATCGATGGCGCACTCGGTCGCGTCGCACCAGCGCTTCTGGGCGAAGGGTAGGTCGCAGCTGATGGTCACTACATTGACGGTCTCCGGAAGGTTGGCCGTCTCCTCGCTCCATCGCCGGGTCTCCTCGTCGCAGACGGGGGTGTCGAGCGAGAGCACGGCTGCGATGAGGAGGGTCTTGCCCTGCTGTAAGTCAGCCAGAGAAGCAGTCGAAAGGTCGCCTCCCACCACGGTGAAGTCGGGAGCGGCGCTGCCCACCTCAAGTTCGGGCCCGACGAGATTGAAAGGGTTTCCTTTCAGGGTCACGGTACGCTCAGACATATTCTTAACCTCCCTGTACGTTGAGTGCTCACCTGTGAGCCGCCAATGGCTCCAAGGCAGAAAACTATATCTTTAATTCGGATTTAGGAGCGCGGGAACAAACTCGTGTACAATGTATATTACTTTTAGGGGATGTCAAGAGAGGGTCGGAAGCAATACTGCGAGCGTCATGAGGCGGCCTGTGGTCGCCCCCTCAGCCCGGTAGGAGAA
This genomic interval from Nitrospinota bacterium contains the following:
- the tpx gene encoding thiol peroxidase, coding for MSERTVTLKGNPFNLVGPELEVGSAAPDFTVVGGDLSTASLADLQQGKTLLIAAVLSLDTPVCDEETRRWSEETANLPETVNVVTISCDLPFAQKRWCDATECAIDCYSDHRDTSFGENYGVLIGDLRVLARSIFVIAPDGTIAYKEIVPEVADHPNYEAALAAVKG